A window of Vigna unguiculata cultivar IT97K-499-35 chromosome 4, ASM411807v1, whole genome shotgun sequence contains these coding sequences:
- the LOC114180635 gene encoding uncharacterized protein LOC114180635, with protein MAANKRRRSSGVDDIAEAIHRMVDAMQPPVVAQSRTAIAPIRVPIVVDFLRHKPAEFTGKASPDEADAWLRKCEKIFKVMNCEDEQKLLFATYLLNEDVEYWWAGMQQQMEIREESMSWANFRTRFLEKYFLDTARQDKEAEFLALQQGDMTVQEYVNKFEHLARYSSQNITEEWKCLKFERGLKLELKRVVTPLREKRIPVLVEQTKSAEHLEKGPGPFVSRHQKNVAEARQMKKPYSRP; from the coding sequence ATGGCTGCTAACAAGAGGAGGAGGAGTAGTGGTGTTGATGACATCGCTGAGGCGATTCACcggatggtggatgcgatgcagcCACCCGTAGTAGCGCAGTCTAGGACGGCGATTGCACCAATCAGGGTGCCGATTGTGGTGGACTTCTTGCGCCACAAGCCAGCTGAGTTCACTGGCAAGGCCTCCCCTGATGAAGCGGATGCATGGCTCCGCAAATGTGAGAAGATCTTCAAAGTGATGAATTGCGAAGATGAGCAGAAGCTGTTGTTCGCTACTTACCTGCTGAATGAGGATGTTGAATATTGGTGGGCAGGCATGCAACAACAGATGGAGATTAGGGAAGAGTCAATGTCTTGGGCCAACTTCAGAACTCGTTTCTTGGAGAAGTACTTTCTAGATACAGCAAGACAGGACAAGGAGGCTGAATTCCTAGCATTGCAGCAAGGAGATATGACAGTGCAGGAGTATGTTAACAAATTTGAGCACTTGGCGAGGTATTCCTCACAGAACATCACCGAGGAGTGGAAATGTTTAAAGTTTGAGCGAGGACTCAAACTTGAGCTGAAGAGGGTGGTAACACCtttgagagagaaaagaattCCTGTCTTGGTGGAACAGACCAAGAGTGCGGAGCACCTTGAGAAGGGCCCTGGTCCATTTGTGAGCCGACATCAGAAAAATGTCGCTGAGGCTAGGCAGATGAAAAAACCTTATAGCAGACCATAG